From the Vibrio ziniensis genome, the window TATCCTTTGTATCACGTAAACCCTGATGATAATAAAATGCAACAATTGGGTACTATTTATATAGAATCTAGCGCGCAAGAGATTTACAACACTCTAATCAAGCAATTCATCATCACTCTATTAGTCAATGCAGCTAAAACCATATTTGTATGTGCGGTAATACTCATGGTTTTCCATCAAAGCGTTAACCGACGTATTTTTTCTGTTGCTCAGTACTTACGTAAGTACAACCCTCGCCACCCAGCAGATAAGCTCTGCCTTGAACATAAAAAATGGATTATGGAAAAAGATGACGAACTGAATTGGCTAGCAGAAGAAACCAATACTATTACCAGCAACGTTACTACCCTTTATCGTAATATTAAGTTCGAACAAGAGCGCTTTGCCGACTTTACACAAGTATCCTCAGATTGGTTATGGGAAACCAATATGGAGGGGCACCTAACCTATGTATCTGAACCCATGCGTGAAATGCTTGAAATTGATGAGTTTACCCGCCCCACGTTCGCCCAGATACCCTGGTTTGTCGATGTCACAGAATTGCTTCGAGCTTTGGAAACCAAACAAAACTTCGCTAAATGTGAACAGCAACTGAAAATAGATGGCTACAATATTTACATGATGTTTCAGGGCATAGCGCGTTACGAGAACAATCGTTTCGTAGGCTACCGTGGCACTACCATCAATATTACTCAGCTCAAATCTACTCAGTTGGAGTTACAAACACTCAACTACAACTTAGAGAAAAAAATTGATGAGCGAACTCGCGATCTCAAACAAAGTATGGAGCACCTTCAAAAAACTCAAGAGCAGTTGATTGAGTCAGAAAAATTGGCGGCTTTGGGAGGGTTAGTTGCTGGAGTGGCACACGAGGTAAATACACCATTAGGAATTGCAGTAACAGCAACCTCTGTGATCCAAGAAGTTAAAAGTGAATTGAACTCGGCCTTTGCCTTACAAACATTAACCAGCACTCAATTTAGTGAGCTAATGCAGCGTCTTGCCGACAGTAGTGCGTTGTTAGAAAGCAATCTCAATCGTGCAGCTAAGTTAGTGAGAGACTTTAAACAAACAGCGGTGGATCAAGTTTCAGAACAGCGCAGCCAGTTCCGTATTCATCAGGTTATTGAAGCACTGATTGCCAGCTTACATTCTGAAACACGCAAGATCCCCGTTGAACCCAAAATTCAGGGTGATGAACAACTTATGATGACCAGTCTACCCGGAGTACTGACTCAAATCCTAACCAATCTCATCATGAACAGTGTGAACCACGCATTTAAAGAAACACAACAACCGAGCATCGCTATACATTTCTACGAACAAGGTGATGATATTGTTTTGGAGTACAAAGACAACGGATGTGGCGTTGAAGAAGCCCTACATCAGAAGATTTTCGAACCGTTTTTCACCACTAAACGCGGTGTCGGTGGCTCTGGATTAGGGCTAAATCTGGTGTTTAACTTATTGAAGAAAAAGCTTAATGGAGAATTGCTGTTTGAATCAGAAGTTGGGCATGGTGTGCATTATACCATCACCATGCCTAAAGTACTGGCTCCAGAAATGGAGCACTAATCGGGCCATGCTGATCTAATGTCAACAAACGCATCCCAGTGTTCAAGAAGCAAATCCACTAGCTTAGGTTCAAAATGCTGGCCTCTTTGTGTCAGCAGTTCTTGTTTAATTGATTCATCCGACCAAGCATCTTTATATACTCGCTTAGCACCTAGAGCATCGAACACGTCGGCTAATGCTGTAATGCGCCCACAAAGTGGAATTTCTTCACCTTCAAGCTGCTTGGGATACCCTCTACCATTCCATTTTTCATGGTGTGTAGCAGCAATTTCTTTTGCTACTATCATCAATGGGCGTTTGGACTTACTCAGAATATCCACGCCGTATTCAACGTGTTTTTGCATTTCTACCCATTCCTCTGCGTCCAGTTTACCTGGCTTATGTAAGATGCTATCAGGAATAGCCACCTTGCCAACGTCATGCAGAGGAGAAGCATTGCGAATAAGCGTCGCTTCAGCGTCAGACAAACCATATAAAAGAGCAAGCTTTTCACAAAACAATGAAACCCTTTGTACGTGGGCCCCGGTTTCTTTACTTCGCGCTTCCACCGCATTGGCTAAGTTATATACCAACTCTTTTGACGTTTCTTTCAAATCTTCCATCAGGTTAATCTTTTCGAAGGTTAACCCTATGTTATACATATAAATTTGTAGAAGTTGTTTATCCAGTTCAGACAACTCCTCATTCAAATTCACATAAAGAAGATTGTCTGCACCACGTTCGTCATGGAGATAGCAAACGTAGGCACGACCAAAATCCTCCGATTGACGGGTTTCCAGCACCTTCTTGCAGCGCTTCACCACCTCCTCAGGCAGCACGTCAAACGCGCAGTCTTGATAGCAGTCAACATACTCTCCTGTAGCAGCTAATGTAAATGGGCGAGCTTCTTCCCCCTCGCTTCGGGGCTTTACGATACAGTAAAACGCAGATGCGTTCAGTTTTAACAGAGATGTCATCTGACTCAACACAGACGAAGCATAAGTTTTTAACGTTGTGGTATTTTGCACTTTTGCCGATGCTTCAATTACGCGGCTCAAACCTTGTTTTTGCTCTTCTATCAAACACAGATCGCGGTACGATCTAAGCATTGAATAAAGCAAGGTGCGTAACTTCTGCGTGGTTAATTCGGTTTTTTCTTTATAGTCATCAATCTCATACTCTTGAATCACTTTGTCTTCAGGAGCTTGCCCCGCCTGTCCTGTTCTAAGTACCAAGCGAGTCATTTTATTATTGAGATGTTCACGAATGTAGCGAACTAATTCAAGGCCAGCATGTTCACTTTCCATGACAACATCAATCAAAGCTAATGCGATGTCATCACGCTCTTCCATAACTTTGCGAGCATCATCCCCAGATAGCGCTGAAATTAATTCAAGTGGGCGGTCCTGAAATAGGAAGCCGCTAAGTGCCAACTTAGTGACCTGATGCATTTCTTTGTCATCATCCACCAATAATACTTTCCATGTATTAACAACAACTTTTGGCTCTTTTTTCTCAGAAACCAAGCTGCCACGCATGTCAGCAAATAAATCCATTAACAGCCTCATTGTAGTTATGTCTATACGCCACTTTTAGCGTAGCACATTCCATATAGTTGCAATGTTACCTATGGCACTATTTTGCTGAACGTAATTCAGCGTCGATTTCACTTTTTACCGTACAACGGTATAAATGCATGTGAGTGCACAGCAAAAAATTTACTGTCATCTAAAATAATTAATTCGGTCAGTTGAAATTCTAAACTTTTAAGGGGATACAATGAAAAAACTGCTAAGACTTTTTCCTTTGTACTTAGTTGTAACTGTAATCGCAGGCGTACCCATATTGATAGCGCTGACATTAGCCATCTCCAACATCCTCGATTTAAATAAGCGCGTCAGCGTTGCCGAACATGATCAGGAAACCGTTCAACTCATACTGTTATACGATAATCTTGCTCACAATCTAGCAGTTGAACGTGGATTAACCGCAGGTGTATTGGGTTCAAAAGGCCAAGGTGCTCAAGTTGAAACCCTAAACAAACAACGCATCCAATCTGATTCTCATGTTAAAGCCCTTCAGAGTTTCAATCCGACTAACATTCCCAAAGCTTTTGCTGAAAAAATTAAAACTGACATAAACGCCCAACTGCAATCTTTGGCTGAAGTCAGAAAACAAGTCGACGCACTACAACCTAAAATTTCACCTTTTGCGTATTATTCAAATCTGAACCAACTCGCTATTGATAACGCACGTATTCTGCTCAGTACCATCGACGACGCCAATGTGTCAGAACTTGGTAGTTCATTAATTTCAGTAGTAATCATGAAAGAGCGAGCTGGCCAAGTTCGCGGCGCGTTGAATGGCGCATTTGCGAGTCAAAAATCAAATTCTGCACAATACACATCCATCAACGACTATATTTCATCAGGCAACTACGCTGAGCGTTCACTGATGTTAACGATGCCGACACAGTTTATTCAACAACTTGACGATGCCAAAAATTCAGCCATTTGGAAAAATGTAGAGCAGATACAACAAAGTTATCTTAACCAAGCAAATCAACTCGATAATTTACAAGGCCCTAAACCTACAGAATGGTTTAGCGCTGCAACAGAGCGTATTGGTCAATTAAATCAGTTGAGAAACGTCATCCAAGGTCAAATGATGACGATGTCAGCACAACAATCTCAACGTGCCAATACCAATGAAAAAATCATTATTTCGCTGAGCGTTATTATCGGTGTCATCTTGATATTTAGCCTTTATACAGCCGTCAGTACGTTGAGAAACCGAGTGGGCAGTCTAACTCAAAAACTAGCCGTAATGTCACGTAATAGAGATCTTAGCATTTCACTAGCTTCGGAAGGACAAGATGAGATTTCACATATATCTCAGAGTGTAAACGGCTTGACCACTAGTATTCGTAATCTATTGTCTGAAGTAACTGAAGCCAATGATCACAGTTCTCAACGCTTGAAACACCTCATTCAAAGCGCGAATAACTTGACAACAAGTAGTCAAGCAACAACGGCAAAATGTGACAACATTGCAGCTGCAATGACCGAATTGTCTCAATCTAGCGTTGAGATCGCACAATCGTCAGAGCGGGCACTCGACGAAACGAATACCATGACATCGAAAATCATATCTTGTCAAAATCAGAGTCAATCTTCGTTCAAAGCAGTAGAAGCCTTAGTGGATCAAATTGAGCAAACTCAGGTTTGTATGCAGAACCTCGAAAAAGACGCGATGAGTGTCAGTAAGATCGTGGATACCATTAGCGGTATTTCTGAACAAACTAACCTGCTTGCTTTGAATGCAGCTATCGAAGCAGCACGAGCTGGCGAACATGGACGGGGTTTCGCTGTTGTGTCATCGGAAGTTCGTGATCTGGCACAACGCAGTAAAGAAGCAACCGAGCACATCAGTCAACTTCTGAATAATATGTCGAACAACACCAACACTGCCGTTAATTATATGGAGAAAAGCCGCCAGGCAACCCATACGACCTTTGAATCAGTTTCAATAGTGAACACTAGTGTGGCTGAATTAGAAAGTGTCATTGAGGAAGTGAACACTCACATTACCAGTATTGCCAACTCAACAGTTGAACAATCTAAAGCGAGTGAGGCTGTTGACCGAGATGTTGATGTGCTAGCAGAAATCGCTCAAAACACAGGTGAACTTGCTAACGAGTTAAACAAAATCGTCAGCAACTATAACAAAGAGGCAGACACCGTTAAGCAAGCACTTAACGAGTTCAAACTCGCATAACCGGTTTAGCGGATAAAAAAAGAGTCATCCATAGATGACTCTTTTTTGTAAAACTTCAAATTAAAATGGCACTTCTATGTGCATCATTAGGTCGACTTCATAATCTTCATGCCAACGGTAGTCCATTCGCATACGTGGTTCACCTGCTTTCTTACTACCGAAGCCTAAGCTCAATAATAATCCATGACTTCTTAACCATTCTTCTGTGGTCAGCTCAGACTCCTCTTTTAGGAGCTTTGTTGGCATCCACACACCCACACCAATATAACTTTGTGCTATTTTATGAGTATAGAATGGCTCTTCGTCTTGCTTAAATCCCCACTTTTCCCAGTATTCATCAACGTTTTCTTTATCTTTAAACAAATCTAATTCGAAGAGTTTTTTTGAAGCGTACTCCATCCCATGAATAAAGGAGATGCACAATACGCGACTGTCTGACAGCTCTACAGTTTCAAAAGATTTATACGTCGGGTCTTTATATACGAACGACTCACACGCATTTGCCAAATTTGAAACCAACAGCAATAAAACACATGCAGTGATAGATTTCATTAAACAGCAGCTCCGACCTCTTGGTGTGATAATTCTCTAATAGACCTTCAACTGCTGCAATAACCTTTCAACGCTAGGAGTTGTTAATCCACGGATTTCAGCGTTATCTGACAAGCGACGCCTTATCTCAGTACTACGAACAGGTATCCTTTCCGGACAAACCATTATTGACCAACGTTTTAAAATTTCAGCAGATTTATAAAACCTGTCAAAATGTAACAGATTATCTGGACCAATAACAAACGTAATATCGGCATTAGGAAAAATTTCTTCAACTTTTTTTAGCACTGCATAAGTCGTTACACTACTGCTTGGTGTAAACAATTCTTGTTCGACCTTACAAAGAGTCACTTTATTTGAGCCTATATCCTGAATAAAAGCCTCTATCAGTTGGCAACGGATATCGTAATCCAACATCTCTTTGCCCCAAGCATGAGAAATACTTGGAACCAACAAAATGCGGTCAAAGTGATCCAAAGAATCAATGACACTCTTGTGCCCCAAACTCGGTGGATTAAATGCACTGCCAAACACAGCAATTTTTTCCATCTTTACCCCTACTAACAATGAAATCTCTATTCTCGGTTTTCTAATTGCATGATTGAGGTATGATACTACGAAAGTTTGTTAATGCTTGCAGGAAAAGGAAACCCAATGGAACAAATGATTCGAGATGAGATGCGAGTACTTCCTAGCATCGATCCTGCGTTCGAAATCGAACGTCGTGTCGCTTTTTTAAAACGTAAGCTATTAGAGTCTGGCTGTAAATCTCTGGTACTCGGTATCAGCGGTGGTATCGACTCGACAACATGCGGACGCTTAGCTCAGCTTGCTATAGAAGCACTGAACAAAGAAAGTAACTCAAGTAACTTCCAGTTCATCGCTGTTCGCTTACCTTACGGTACGCAAAAAGACGAAGATGAAGCACAATTGGCATTATCTTTTATCAAACCAACGCACTCTGTTTCTGTCAACATCAAAGCTGGTGTCGATGGCTTGCATGCCGCTTCTCATGAAGCATTAGCGCACACAGGCCTACTTCCGGCTCAAGCGGAGAAGCTTGATTTTGTAAAAGGTAACGTAAAAGCACGTGCTCGCATGGTTGCACAATATGAAATCGCTGGCTACGTGGGTGGCTTAGTGTTGGGTACTGACCATTCGGCAGAAAACATCACAGGCTTCTACACCAAGTTTGGTGACGGTGCTTGTGACATGGCCCCACTGTTTGGTTTAAGTAAGCGTCAAGTTCGTCAAGTGGCAGCCGCTCTGGGTGCGCCTGATTTGCTTGTTCACAAGACACCAACAGCAGATTTGGAAGAGCTTTCACCACAGAAAGCCGATGAAGATGCTTTAAATCTGACTTACGACCAAATCGATGACTTCTTAGAAGGTAAACCTGTTTCTAAAGAAGCTTCAGACCGACTAGTCGCTATCTACAAAGCTACGCAACATAAGCGCCAGCCAATCCCAACAATTTACGACTAACCTCTAACTCAATGCTACTCGATAGGCTATATATACGAGTAGCATTGGGCACATACCTGAGATACGTTTAGATTAAGCGACTACGATTTCCCAACTGTGGGTCATATCAACAGCTTCGCCTAACATCAAACATACAGAGCAGTACTTTTCTAAAGAATCAGTGGTTACACGTTCAACAATCTTTGCATCTAGGTTTTCACCTGTAACAACAAAGTGGATATTCACCTTAGTAAAGATTCGAGGAGGTGTATCTCTACGCTCAGCTGTAAGCTGTGCTACACAGCCCATGACTTTCTGGTCTGCTTTTTTGAGACCATCAACGACATCCACAGAACTACAGCCACCTGCACCAAGTAAAACCATTTCCATTGGACTAGGAGCGGTCGAGCCTCCATTCCCATCCATCACAATAGAATGGCCTGAGTTAGATTGACCTAAAAACTTAAAATCTTCGACCCACTTTACTTTTGCTTCCATTTTGTTACTCATTCTTAATTGTCTCAGAACCTAATTCTACAATGCTAACATCAGAGAATTCCACGCAACCCTAACCATAATGTGGCTAATCCACATGGCCACCAGTGCAAACCCACACCCTATTATTAGGCATAAACCATCACGTTCAATAATACCCAAAGCCAAACAAATAATCGCGATGTTTGGCAAAAAGTTGATGAAGGGCAGAGGCAGAATCGCAATAAAGGCTAAAACACATATGATTGCACCAACAACTCTACGAGGATTCACTCTGGATAACGGTTCCCATCGTGGCTTTACATACTCTTCTACACGCACCAGCCAAGGCATTACTTCTTCAGTAAATTTAAGTGTTTTATCACGATGAATGCGTTGTTTTTGAATGATATTAGGAAGCTTTGGAGCATGAAAACCCAATGCAATTTGTAGCCCTAATAAAAAGTCGGCGACAGCCGCAAAGAATGAAATACCTGGGATAAGCCCAGCTAGGCTTAGCATAATCAACAGAGCCCCGTATGAGCGGCGCCTAAGTAGCTCTAAAAGTTCACCAATAGTCAAATATTGTTCAGGATGAGACTTGAGCGTATTGATGAGAAACTGCGAGGTTTTTTCCAAGAGGTTATCCAAATTATCGAGGTAACGACATAAGCAAGGTACAAAATACCTATTACTAAGCGATATGAAGAAACATTATCAAATTTGTAATCAAAAGACGCAATAGACCTTAGGGGTCGAACTGAAAAAAGACAAAGATTTTACTTACAGCAACTACCAATCCAGCGCAGTTCGTAATGACATCTAAAAAAGAAAACCCCACTAAGCTTTCACTTAGCGGGGTTCTGTTCTCTTCGCAGCTATCCGGCTACTATAGGTGCTCCCTGCATCTATTCCTTGATAATCTGCTGGTTCCATCAGCGCATTCCATTTCATCGCCATCCTAGCGGTGTCCTGACTCTGTCATCCTGACAGACGCTTATTCCCTTAAGTTGTCTATTAACTGCTCTAAAACAACCATCCTAGCTATTTTAAACCTAATGTTAATATCCTTTGCTTTCCTTGCCGATTATTCTTCCTGAACAACCGTATCTTCTTCCTGAAGATGCCCTATCTCTGAGCTAATCCATTTCCGTGCCAGCATCCCGCCAACGCATTCAGATTACGACATCGGCGTTTAGGAACAAGTATGCAAGATAATATATATTTTAAACAAAAACCGCCAACCCAACAAAAATGCATAAGTTACAATAATTTACAAACAACCCCCTCGACCAATCTCAATAAGAAAAATCAAATATCCTACACATCATGTAAGAGATATCTCACAAAACACTTCTGCTATATCTCTAAACAACCTACATAACTCATGGCCTAACCTTTAAAAATGAAGTGAGAATATATAGAGGTAGTCATATCTTTTTCTAGACTAAAGGATGCGAAATCAGGATATTATTACCATCGAACTACTTGCAGCGAAGCCAGATCAGCGGTTCCGTCAAGTATGAAAAAACCAGCGTAACTAATGATTTATCAAAGGAAGCCTCACTATGATTTCGAAATGGGCACAACGTTTTTACCAGATGGCAGAACTTGTTGGCTCTTGGAGTAAAGACCCTTCTACCCAAGTAGGAGCCGTTATTACAAAACAAAATCGAATTGTTTCTGTGGGCTTTAATGGTTACCCACATGGTATTTCAGACAGCGCAAATACCGACGACAGAGATATGAAGTATCTCAAAACTCTGCATGCAGAAGAAAATGCCATCCTATTTGCAAAACGTGATTTGGACGGATGCGAAATCTACGTGACCCATTTCCCTTGTCCAAACTGTGCAGCAAAGATCATCCAAACAGGTATATCAGCCGTTAATTGCCCAGAGCAAGCAGACGATTTTCTTTCTCGTTGGGGAGATAAAATTAAAGTGAGCCAAGAGATGTTCTTGCAAGCCGGAGTCAAAGTTAACTGGCTACCACTTGGCGAGTTAAAACCAATCAGTGAAATTCACAAAGAATCATAAAAAAAAGCCCTCAAACATGAGGGCTTTTTTATTTAAAGTAAAAATGCCGTCTCACATTTGAAACACCCATGCAACTTTAGACTTTTAAGTACATTTTTTTTGCATGCGATTCAATGTTCAACGCTAACTATGTCTACAATCAAACTCAATTGGCGTTCAAATCGTTTCATCAACAAATGAAATGAGAAATTCATTTTTTAGTGGCTGTAAAAAGGAAAAACAATGAAGCCCACTACAACTGCAAATACAATAGATAAATCAAACTCAACACACTTTCTCGTTACGATTTTATTTTTATTCGCAGTAAGTGCCGTTAGTTATTCGTTATTGACGACACATCATTCCCTCACTCAATACTACTTTATTTACCCACTATGCATGTTAGCGGCATATTTTATTAGTAATACTTGGCTTAAACGAGCATTGTCCTTTGTGACGTTTGTATTATTACTGATCGGAAGTTATTTTGAGCCGCTCAATATAGATTTTTTACAACAGACCTTTATCTTAGTTCCACTGTGCTATATCGCGATTTTCCCTGGGTCATTATGGCCAATAGGAGTTGCATTCAGTCTGATAGGGGTTTATATCCCCCATGTCACCAGTGCCCAAGTATTCGAATTTTTAGATGCTGCCATCGAGATAGCTGCCATTGCGATTTTTGCAACAGGTGGGGTTTTCTATAGACAGAAGCTGATTAAGCAGGTTGAACGTTACCGAAAAGACAGTTTGACAGACTTTCTTACCCAAGTAGCGAATCGAAAAGCGTTTAAGAACGATCTCGAATCAATAGAAACAATTGCCGGCGAAGCCAGTACAATGAAATTTGCATTGCTGCTCCTAGACATAGATAACTTTAAGCTAATCAACGATTCATTAGGCCACCAACAAGGTGATTATTTATTGATTCAATTTGCCAAGCGGTTGAACAACTTGAGCTTTAACCGAATTAACATTTATCGACTTAGTGGTGATGAATTCGCCGTACTATTACAGGACAAATTTGATGTAAATTTCTATGCGCAACAAGTAGCAAACTACATATCAGAAGCTTGTCATACGGAGTTCGAACTCGATAAACGTAGCTACACAATGACAATAAGCCTTGGTATCGCAGCATTAGATGACGCTGCTTACAATACTGAAATCTGGTGCCGAAATGTAGATATCGCACTAAAAAGGGCAAAGCAATCAGGAAAAAACAGCATCCAATGGTTCGATGAGAATCTGATTGGAGAAACAATTCGCAGCTATCAAATAGAGAGAGAACTGAGCGATACTATCGAAAAAGGTCAATTAACACTTCATTACCAACCTAAAGTCGATATTAAAACCAACAAGGTCTATGGAGCAGAGGCTCTTATTCGCTGGAAACATCCAGTTTTTGGCATTATATCCCCAGATGAATTTGTTGGCGTAGCTGAACGTAGCCAGCAAATTATACCCATTGGCCGCTGGGTGATTGAAACGGCTTGTCAGCAAGCCAAAATATGGGATCAACTCGGACATCCCATTTGTATCGCTGTCAACGTTTCAACAGTTCAATTTCTCTATGATGATATATTTCATGTTGTGACTAAGGCTCTGAGGGACTCACAGCTTGACCCTCAGCTACTGCAACTCGAAATTACAGAGACAACACTAATGCAACAGCCTGAACGTGTGGTCGATGCATGTCATGAACTACGAACCTTAGGTATACGCGTCGCGATTGATGATTTTGGTGTGGCATATTCTTCTCTCAACTATTTAAAACAACTGCCCATCGACGTATTAAAAATTGATAAGTCCTTCATAGATGAATGCTGTTCTAACCACAATGATCACATGCTAGTGCGCACTATCATTCAACTTGGTCACAATATGGGTAAAGTGGTAACAGCAGAGGGCGTCGTCAATAACGAACAGCTGTGGCTACTAGCACAAGAAGAATGTGACGAGTATCAAGGCTATCTGTTTTCTCAACCACTTCCTCCAAATGAATTCATAACGCTTTTATCAAGCAGAAAAGAAATTATGATCCCACATCCATATATGGCTTCCAGCCGATAAATGATTTTCATATCACACGACAATCGTTGAATTCATCTTAAAACGTTCACTTTGACCTAGATAAAATGATGTAGCCCAACAAATATCTGCAACATCACCGTGATATAAACGGGGAAATAAGACATTTTTACAAATAATCGCAAAATAAGTTACGTTAATAGCATTCTGTCAATACGTACAAACACTTAAAATGGCATATTAAAATACTGGCATTAAGTACGTTAACAGATAAAAGTATCGTAATTATTTTCTCTAGCAGAATAACTCATTAGATACTACAATCCTGCCACATAAAAATAACAAAACTTCCCCCTCAAATACCAAACGCAGTAAAAACTGTGGGTATTAGCTCAACATAACGTGAAAGGTTTATAGCAATGAGTCCAGAAAAACATCTACTCGATTGGCAGACTAG encodes:
- a CDS encoding putative bifunctional diguanylate cyclase/phosphodiesterase, with protein sequence MKPTTTANTIDKSNSTHFLVTILFLFAVSAVSYSLLTTHHSLTQYYFIYPLCMLAAYFISNTWLKRALSFVTFVLLLIGSYFEPLNIDFLQQTFILVPLCYIAIFPGSLWPIGVAFSLIGVYIPHVTSAQVFEFLDAAIEIAAIAIFATGGVFYRQKLIKQVERYRKDSLTDFLTQVANRKAFKNDLESIETIAGEASTMKFALLLLDIDNFKLINDSLGHQQGDYLLIQFAKRLNNLSFNRINIYRLSGDEFAVLLQDKFDVNFYAQQVANYISEACHTEFELDKRSYTMTISLGIAALDDAAYNTEIWCRNVDIALKRAKQSGKNSIQWFDENLIGETIRSYQIERELSDTIEKGQLTLHYQPKVDIKTNKVYGAEALIRWKHPVFGIISPDEFVGVAERSQQIIPIGRWVIETACQQAKIWDQLGHPICIAVNVSTVQFLYDDIFHVVTKALRDSQLDPQLLQLEITETTLMQQPERVVDACHELRTLGIRVAIDDFGVAYSSLNYLKQLPIDVLKIDKSFIDECCSNHNDHMLVRTIIQLGHNMGKVVTAEGVVNNEQLWLLAQEECDEYQGYLFSQPLPPNEFITLLSSRKEIMIPHPYMASSR